A portion of the Bombina bombina isolate aBomBom1 chromosome 11, aBomBom1.pri, whole genome shotgun sequence genome contains these proteins:
- the LOC128641706 gene encoding serine hydroxymethyltransferase, cytosolic-like yields MNILTRLCQCYRPFNQVLAHLKTKLSICVFFNSGDKSALRPSGLRFGTPALTSRGFLEDDFKKVAQYIHRGIELTLEIQNDMNPKATLKEFKDKLASDAKHQEKIKALREEVEKFAGAFPIPGLPDL; encoded by the exons atgaATATACTGACAAGACTCTGTCAGTGTTACAGACCTTTTAATCAGGTCCTTGCTCATTTGAAAACCAAACTCAGTATATGCGTTTTCTTTAATTCAGGGGACAAGAGTGCCTTACGACCTAGTGGCCTTCGCTTCGGAACTCCAGCTCTTACTTCTCGAGGATTCCTGGAAGACGACTTCAAGAAAGTAGCACAGTATATTCACAGGG GCATTGAGCTTACTTTGGAGATTCAGAATGATATGAACCCAAAAGCCACACTGAAAGAATTCAAGGACAAGCTGGCTTCTGATGCCAAACACCAAGAGAAGATAAAAGCCTTGCGAGAAGAAGTTGAAAAATTTGCTGGCGCTTTCCCTATACCAGGGCTGCCTGACCTGTAA